Part of the Acidimicrobiia bacterium genome, GGGGATTCGACGATCACGAGCGGCTTTGCCACGGCGCAACATTGGCCCCAACCCCTGCCACCTTGTCAAACAACCCCCCGGTTCCCAGCGGGTTTTGGCCACTAGGGGGCCGGTACCAACCCCCCGCAGGATGCGTTGAGGACTACAAGGTTTGGAGAAGAATGGCGTCGCCTTGACCGCCTCCGCCGCACAGCGCGGCGGCCCCGAGGCCACCACCCCGGCGAGCGAGTTCCAGCAAAATCGTGAGAGCCACGCGCGTGCCCGACATGCCCACGGGGTGACCGAGGGCAATAGCCCCGCCGTTCACGTTCACGATGTCGTCGCTAATGCCGAGATCCGCCATCGAGGCCAGACCCACCGCCGCGAACGCCTCGTTGAGTTCGAACAACGAAATGTCGCTCACCGACTTCCCGGCCCGCTCCACCGCCTGTTTGATCGCGCGGGCGGGCTGCGTGAGGAGCGACGGATCCGGGCCGGCCACCTGGCCGTAGCCCACGATCTCACCCAGGGGCTGCCTACCGAGTTTCTCAGCCATCGCCATGGAGGTGACGATGACCGCTGCACCGCCGTCGGAGATCTGCGAAGCGTTGCCCGCCGTGATGTTGCCGGCTTTGTCGAACGCCGGGCGCAGTTTGCCAAGCGACTCGGCGGTGGTATCTCCCCGAACCCCTTCGTCCGTATCAAAGATCACCGGATCGCCCTTGCGCTGGGGTACCTCTACCTTCACGATCTCGTTATCGAAGAGCCCATCCTTGGCGGCCCGGGCGGCGCGCTCGTGGGACATCGCCGCCAGCGCATCCTGCGGCTCCCGGGCCAGGCCCGCCGAGGCGGCGTACTTCTCCGTACCGGCACCCATCGCCACCTGATCGAAGGCACAGAAGAGACCATCGAACATCATCGAGTCGACCACTTTCTGATCACCGATGCGGAAACCAGCGCGGGCACCGGGGAGCAGATAGGGC contains:
- a CDS encoding acetyl-CoA C-acetyltransferase encodes the protein MAGSVILSGARTPIGKLSGALAGFSAAELGGFAIKEALLRAGLTGEQVDYVFMGQVLQAGAGQIAARQAAVHGGIPLSVPASTINKVCLSGLNTIHLADQMIRSGEADIVVAGGMESMTQAPYLLPGARAGFRIGDQKVVDSMMFDGLFCAFDQVAMGAGTEKYAASAGLAREPQDALAAMSHERAARAAKDGLFDNEIVKVEVPQRKGDPVIFDTDEGVRGDTTAESLGKLRPAFDKAGNITAGNASQISDGGAAVIVTSMAMAEKLGRQPLGEIVGYGQVAGPDPSLLTQPARAIKQAVERAGKSVSDISLFELNEAFAAVGLASMADLGISDDIVNVNGGAIALGHPVGMSGTRVALTILLELARRGGGLGAAALCGGGGQGDAILLQTL